A DNA window from Gillisia sp. Hel1_33_143 contains the following coding sequences:
- a CDS encoding DUF6577 family protein encodes MPKIVENKLIEAFKERSSFDRNELFQFYLDFEPDLKESTFSWRIYDLKKKDIIKTIGRGLYVISYKPKFKPVLSDNVLKIATKTNERFEKIQYAIWENQWLNEFTQHQVSNQMIVVEVEKGFTESLYYYLNDSLKMDFFLNPDDKEIEFYISESTIPVVIKRLVTRAPISKLKVKKNAVPVATLEKIMVDLFADENLYHFYQGSELINIYEKILERYSINFTKLFSYAKRRKKEQEIKQFMNNHIPNILENIIND; translated from the coding sequence ATGCCAAAGATTGTAGAAAATAAGCTTATAGAAGCATTTAAAGAACGTAGTTCGTTTGATAGGAACGAACTATTTCAGTTCTATTTGGATTTTGAACCCGATTTGAAGGAAAGTACTTTTAGTTGGCGAATATATGACCTAAAGAAAAAGGACATTATCAAAACAATTGGACGTGGACTTTATGTTATATCCTATAAACCGAAGTTTAAGCCAGTACTATCGGATAATGTTCTAAAAATAGCAACTAAAACCAATGAAAGGTTTGAGAAAATCCAATATGCTATATGGGAAAACCAATGGCTCAATGAATTTACGCAGCATCAAGTATCCAATCAAATGATTGTGGTGGAAGTGGAAAAGGGATTTACCGAATCGCTCTACTATTATCTAAATGATTCATTGAAAATGGATTTTTTCTTGAATCCGGATGATAAGGAAATTGAGTTCTACATTTCCGAGAGTACTATACCCGTGGTCATAAAACGTCTCGTTACAAGAGCACCGATAAGTAAGCTAAAAGTCAAAAAAAATGCAGTTCCAGTTGCCACACTTGAAAAAATAATGGTGGACTTGTTTGCCGATGAAAACCTATACCATTTTTACCAAGGTTCTGAACTCATAAACATCTATGAAAAAATACTTGAGCGATACAGCATTAATTTCACAAAGCTCTTTAGTTATGCGAAAAGGCGAAAGAAAGAACAGGAAATCAAGCAATTTATGAATAACCACATACCGAATATTTTAGAGAATATAATCAATGATTGA
- a CDS encoding nucleotidyl transferase AbiEii/AbiGii toxin family protein, translated as MIENKSFTKEWLDIFRAKKEHKGINVTILEKMVHAFSLLEHLKIEGLDFVFKGGTSLVLLLEEGNRFSIDIDIISSVKRKPLEKILDSVVANSHFKSHILNERRSYKEGVPKAHYTFEFDSVYNPNVPGTILLDILFDSPHYPELIESSVEISWLSVDDPIISITTPSVNSICGDKLTAFAPETIGIPYYKGDQLFTMEICKQLFDLGKLFENITDMSIVKASFSAFAKAELSYRSSDKDFGKRNLKESDVLWDAIETCAIIAKRERNPTKETKKKFEELNRGIRSFGSAFLMTGNFRIEEALAASARVAYLNTILLQDEITEIEYYEGQNISELNIEKAEWAFLNKLKRQPDKSIFYYWYKATEFLPE; from the coding sequence ATGATTGAAAACAAAAGCTTCACAAAGGAATGGTTGGATATTTTCCGAGCAAAAAAAGAACATAAAGGCATTAATGTGACGATTTTGGAAAAAATGGTTCACGCATTTTCTTTATTAGAACATCTAAAGATAGAAGGACTTGATTTTGTTTTTAAAGGCGGCACATCGCTCGTACTCTTACTTGAAGAAGGCAATCGGTTCTCAATCGATATTGATATTATTTCGAGTGTAAAACGTAAGCCATTGGAAAAAATCCTTGATTCGGTCGTTGCCAACTCACATTTTAAAAGCCACATCTTGAATGAGCGTCGAAGTTATAAAGAAGGTGTTCCAAAGGCACATTATACTTTTGAATTTGACTCGGTTTACAACCCGAACGTTCCAGGAACAATTCTGTTGGATATTCTTTTTGACAGTCCACATTATCCAGAACTTATAGAATCTTCTGTTGAGATTTCGTGGCTATCGGTTGATGACCCTATAATATCAATTACCACACCTTCGGTAAATTCCATCTGTGGCGATAAGCTTACTGCTTTTGCACCAGAGACAATCGGTATTCCATATTATAAGGGCGACCAGTTATTTACAATGGAAATTTGTAAGCAGTTGTTCGATTTAGGGAAGTTGTTTGAAAACATTACAGATATGTCTATTGTTAAGGCAAGTTTTTCCGCTTTCGCGAAAGCGGAACTATCCTATCGCAGTTCCGATAAAGATTTTGGCAAAAGAAACCTCAAAGAATCAGATGTTCTTTGGGATGCCATAGAAACCTGTGCCATCATCGCTAAAAGGGAACGCAACCCAACCAAGGAAACAAAAAAGAAGTTTGAGGAATTAAACCGTGGCATACGCAGTTTTGGAAGTGCGTTTTTGATGACAGGAAATTTCAGGATAGAGGAAGCTCTTGCAGCTTCGGCCAGAGTAGCTTATTTAAATACCATCTTGTTACAAGATGAGATAACAGAAATCGAATATTACGAAGGACAGAACATAAGCGAACTTAACATTGAAAAAGCAGAGTGGGCATTTTTGAACAAACTGAAGCGACAGCCAGATAAAAGCATTTTTTATTATTGGTATAAGGCTACAGAGTTTTTACCAGAATAA